In Mus musculus strain C57BL/6J chromosome 14, GRCm38.p6 C57BL/6J, the following are encoded in one genomic region:
- the Olfr731 gene encoding olfactory receptor 731 yields MERLNHSRVPEFVLLGLTDSPELQIFFFVAFSIFYLMTMLGNCLILFTVLSTSHLHSPMFFLLSNLSLIDICLSSFATPKMIMDFFAHHKTISFEGCISQIFLLHLFTGTEIVLLISMSFDRYIAICKPLYYSTIMSQKVCVGLVIASWTVGFLHTMSQLVFILYLPFCGPNVVDSFFCDLPLVIQLACIDTYVLGVFMVATSGVIALISFLLLLISYIVVLVTIRGHSSIGSSKALSTCTSHFTVVLMFFGPCILIYVWPFTNFLMDKILSVFYTIFTPFLNPLIYTLRNQEVRTAVKKKISNQYFSFGKINPHYTVKGLERSRE; encoded by the coding sequence ATGGAGAGGCTTAACCATTCCAGAGTGCCGGAATTCGTGTTACTTGGACTCACTGATTCTCCTGAGCTTCAGATATTCTTCTTTgtggcattttccattttctacttAATGACAATGCTTGGGAATTGCTTAATTCTGTTCACTGTCCTGTCCACTTCACATCTCCACTCCCCCATGTTCTTCCTTCTCAGCAACCTTTCTCTGATTGACATATGCCTCTCCTCCTTTGCAACACCAAAGATGATCATGGACTTCTTTGCTCATCACAAGACCATTTCTTTTGAGGGATGCATTTCTCAAATCTTTCTTTTGCATCTTTTCACTGGAACTGAAATTGTACTGCTGATTTCCATGTCTTTTGACAGGTATATTGCCATATGTAAACCTCTCTACTATTCAACAATTATGAGCCAAAAAGTGTGTGTTGGACTTGTAATAGCATCTTGGACGGTAGGCTTCCTACACACAATGAGTCAACTAGTTTTTATCCTCTATTTACCCTTCTGTGGTCCAAATGTGGTAGACAGTttcttctgtgaccttcctttggtgaTCCAATTGGCTTGTATAGATACCTATGTTCTTGGTGTCTTCATGGTAGCAACCAGTGGTGTTATTGCTCTTATAAGTTTTCTGCTTTTGCTCATCTCCTACATTGTGGTGCTTGTCACCATCAGGGGCCACTCCTCAATTGGATCATCTAAGGCTCTTTCCACCTGCACATCTCATTTCACAGTGGTGCTCATGTTCTTTGGACCATGCATTCTCATTTATGTGTGGCCTTTCACAAACTTTCTGATGGATAAAATTCTTTCTGTCTTCTACACCATCTTCACCCCCTTTCTGAATCCACTTATCTATACTTTGAGAAATCAAGAAGTGAGAACAGCAGtgaagaagaaaataagtaaCCAATATTTCTCTTTTGGTAAGATAAATCCACATTATACAGTGAAAGGACTGGAGCGATCCAGAGAGTAA